Proteins from a genomic interval of Callospermophilus lateralis isolate mCalLat2 chromosome 1, mCalLat2.hap1, whole genome shotgun sequence:
- the Dtx1 gene encoding E3 ubiquitin-protein ligase DTX1: MSRPGQGVMVPGSGLGFPPQNVARVVVWEWLNEHSRWRPYTATVCHHIENVLKEDARGSVVLGQVDAQLVPYIIDLQSMHQFRQDTGTMRPVRRNFYDPSSAPGKGIVWEWENDGGAWTAYDMDICITIQNAYEKQHPWLDLSSLGFCYLIYFNSMSQMNRQTRRRRRLRRRLDLAYPLTVGSIPKSQSWPVGASSGQPCSCQQCLLVNSTRAASNAILASQRRKAPSAPSAPPAPPPPPPGGPPGTLAVRPSATFAGAALWAAPATGPAEPTPPPGVPPRSPSAPSGAPTPGQNNLNRPGPQRTTSVSARASIPPGVPALPVKNLNGTGPVHPALAGMTGILLCAAGLPVCLTRAPKPILHPPPVSKSDVKPVPGVPGVCRKTKKKHLKKSKNPEDVVRRYMQKVKNPPDEDCTICMERLVTASGYEGVLRHKGVRPELVGRLGRCGHMYHLLCLVAMYSNGNKDGSLQCPTCKAIYGEKTGTQPPGKMEFHLIPHSLPGFADTQTIRIVYDIPTGIQGPEHPNPGKKFTARGFPRHCYLPNNEKGRKVLRLLITAWERRLIFTIGTSNTTGESDTVVWNEIHHKTEFGSNLTGHGYPDASYLDNVLAELTAQGVSEAAAKA, encoded by the exons ATGTCAAGGCCAGGCCAGGGCGTGATGGTGCCGGGGAGCGGGCTGGGCTTCCCGCCGCAGAACGTGGCCCGGGTGGTGGTGTGGGAGTGGCTGAACGAGCACAGCCGCTGGCGGCCCTACACGGCCACCGTGTGCCACCACATCGAGAACGTGCTCAAGGAGGATGCCCGCGGCTCCGTGGTCCTGGGCCAGGTGGACGCCCAGCTGGTGCCCTACATCATCGACCTGCAGTCCATGCACCAGTTCCGCCAGGACACAG GCACCATGCGACCTGTGCGGCGAAACTTCTACGACCCGTCATCGGCGCCAGGCAAGGGCATCGTGTGGGAGTGGGAGAACGACGGCGGCGCATGGACGGCCTACGACATGGACATCTGTATCACCATCCAGAACGCCTACGAGAAGCAGCACCCGTGGCTCGACCTCTCGTCGCTCGGCTTCTGCTACCTCATCTACTTCAACAGCATGTCGCAGATGAACCGCCAGACGCGCCGCCGCCGTCGCCTGCGCCGCCGCCTGGACCTGGCCTACCCGCTCACTGTGGGCTCCATCCCCAAGTCGCAGTCGTGGCCCGTGGGCGCCAGCTCGGGCCAGCCCTGCTCCTGCCAGCAATGCCTGCTGGTCAACAGCACGCGCGCCGCTTCCAACGCCATCCTGGCCTCGCAGCGCCGCAAGGCGCCCTCCGCGCCCTCCGCGCCACCCGCGCCCCCGCCACCACCGCCCGGAGGGCCACCTGGCACGCTCGCCGTGCGCCCCAGCGCCACCTTCGCGGGCGCCGCGCTCTGGGCCGCGCCCGCCACCGGCCCCGCGGAACCCACGCCGCCCCCCGGGGTGCCCCCGAGGAGCCCGAGCGCCCCCAGCGGCGCGCCCACCCCCGGGCAGAACAACCTCAACCGGCCCGGGCCCCAGCGCACCACCAGCGTGAGCGCGCGAGCCTCCATCCCACCCGG TGTCCCCGCGCTCCCAGTGAAGAACTTGAATGGTACCGGACCGGTCCATCCGGCCCTGGCAG GGATGACTGGGATCCTGCTGTGTGCCGCGGGGCTGCCAGTGTGCCTGACGCGTGCTCCCAAGCCCATCCTGCACCCGCCGCCGGTCAGCAAGAGCGATGTCAAGCCCGTGCCCGGTGTGCCCGGAGTGTGCCGCAAGACCAAGAAGAAGCACCTTAAGAAGA GTAAGAACCCCGAGGATGTGGTTCGAAGGTACATGCAGAAGGTGAAAAACCCACCTGATGAG GATTGCACCATCTGCATGGAGCGGCTTGTCACCGCGTCGGGCTATGAGGGTGTGCTGCGGCACAAGGGCGTGCGGCCCGAGCTCGTGGGCCGCCTGGGCCGCTGTGGCCACATGTACCACCTGCTGTGCCTCGTGGCCATGTACTCCAACGGCAACAAG gaTGGCAGCCTGCAGTGCCCCACCTGCAAAGCCATCTATGGGGAGAAGACAGGGACCCAGCCACCTGGGAAGATGGAGTTCCACCTCATCCCCCACTCGCTGCCCGGCTTCGCCGACACCCAGACCATCCGCATCGTCTACGACATCCCCACGGGCATTCAG GGCCCTGAGCACCCCAATCCGGGGAAGAAGTTCACCGCCAGAGGATTCCCGCGCCACTGCTATCTGCCCAACAACGAGAAGGGCCGGAAG GTGCTGAGGCTGCTCATCACCGCCTGGGAGAGGAGGCTCATCTTCACCATCGGCACCTCCAACACCACGGGCGAGTCGGACACCGTGGTGTGGAATGAGATCCATCACAAGACGGAGTTCGGCTCCAACCTCACAGGCCACGGCTACCCAGACGCCAGCTACCTAGACAATGTGCTGGCCGAGCTCACCGCGCAGGGGGTGTCCGAGGCTGCCGCCAAGGCCTGA